The Cucumis melo cultivar AY chromosome 6, USDA_Cmelo_AY_1.0, whole genome shotgun sequence genome includes a region encoding these proteins:
- the LOC103484013 gene encoding embryo-specific protein ATS3B-like, with protein MDTPPSPFFLLLLPLSFLAVVCSAVLPAPITLDPEVAPSSLPIHYIQEVGSCSYYVTVATSCASPSSIASEIGVLFGDTYGNQIIEKKLSNGDKVFGSCKTDSFVLKDRPCIVQISYMYIYKDGDDDWLPNSVEISGSGINPLLFIFKSSIPTNTWFGFDLRQYTFPPPPPSVFPAPPLPWLSPPPPPYPTVPPPEPVFPPPPPPPKPVLPPPPPPAHPTPPSSSSKISGQKSGMVSVILGLLTALL; from the exons ATGGACACGCCTCCCTCGCCGTTCTTCTTGCTGCTGTTGCCTCTCTCTTTCCTCGCCGTCGTCTGCTCTGCTGTCTTGCCGGCTCCCATTACTTTGGACCCAGAAGTTGCTCCATCGTCCCTTCCCATCCACTACATCCAG GAAGTCGGAAGCTGCTCTTACTACGTCACCGTTGCAACAAGCTGTGCATCTCCTTCATCCATCGCTAGCGAAATCGGTGTTCTCTTTGGAGATACTTATGGAAATcag ATAATCGAGAAGAAGTTGAGTAATGGAGACAAGGTGTTTGGTAGTTGTAAGACAGATAGCTTTGTTCTGAAGGATCGACCCTGCATTGTCCAAATCAGTTATATGTATATCTATAAGGATGGGGATGACGATTGGCTTCCCAACTCTGTTGAAATCTCTGGCTCTGGAATCAATCCCCTTCTGTTTATCTTCAAATCCTCCATCCCAACAAACACTTGGTTTGGCTTCGATTTGCGTCAATATACTTTCCCGCCGCCGCCACCCTCCGTCTTCCCTGCCCCACCTCTTCCCTGGTtgtctcctcctcctcctccctaTCCCACGGTACCACCGCCGGAGCCAGTTTTTCCACCACCGCCTCCTCCACCAAAGCCAGTTCTTCCCCCGCCGCCCCCGCCTGCTCATCCTACTCCTCCATCGTCCTCCAGCAAGATCTCAGGTCAGAAATCGGGTATGGTGTCTGTGATTTTGGGATTGTTGACTGCTCTTCTATGA